The Tolypothrix sp. NIES-4075 genome has a window encoding:
- a CDS encoding class I adenylate-forming enzyme family protein: MNIAHNIERGRQFFPNKKALIFDEKSFTYKELDEMVNRVANTLSGLGIERGQRVAIFLPNTPEFVISYLGILKIGAIAVSLNVMLKKSEVKFILNDCCAKGLITTDSLSENVLDSELPELKHILIAVGEARKGMSLEQLLSCASPNARAIEMERDEPAAIVYTSGTTGFPKGATLSHGNVISNIYSKNRCCRMQPEDRLLLYVPLFHCFGQNAILNAGLNACATIILQRRFELEQVLKSITTHGVTMFFGVPTVFIRLLDTDMSGFDLDSVRYYFTAAAPMPMEIVQRWHSKHGYVIHEGYGLTETSPFACYNHDLRYKLGSIGTPIENVEMKIVNVDGESVQPGEVGEIVVRGPNVMLGYWNRPLETAQVIKNGWFHTGDIGRMDEDGYFYIVDRLKDMINVSGFKVYPTEVENVIYLHPAVAECAVYGVPDPVKGEIVKANILLKPGEAITKEQIIAFCSEKMAAYKIPHTVEFIDSLPKNGTGKVLKKLLREEAKQGFRSTKITPR, from the coding sequence ATGAATATTGCACACAATATAGAGCGCGGTCGTCAATTTTTTCCGAATAAAAAAGCTCTCATTTTCGACGAAAAATCTTTTACTTACAAAGAACTTGATGAGATGGTTAATCGCGTTGCCAATACCTTGTCCGGATTGGGTATTGAACGCGGACAACGAGTGGCAATATTTTTGCCAAATACTCCGGAATTTGTGATTTCTTATCTTGGCATTTTAAAAATTGGTGCCATAGCAGTCTCATTAAATGTTATGCTTAAAAAGAGTGAAGTCAAATTCATTCTTAATGACTGCTGTGCAAAAGGATTAATTACAACAGATTCTCTCAGCGAAAATGTGCTTGATTCAGAATTACCTGAACTCAAACATATTTTGATTGCAGTAGGTGAAGCCAGAAAGGGAATGAGTCTAGAGCAACTGCTGTCTTGTGCTTCACCTAACGCTCGTGCCATTGAAATGGAGCGCGACGAACCTGCTGCCATTGTTTACACTTCAGGCACAACAGGATTTCCCAAGGGTGCTACACTGTCCCACGGTAATGTGATTTCAAACATTTACTCCAAAAACCGCTGTTGCAGGATGCAGCCTGAGGACCGATTACTGCTTTACGTGCCCTTATTTCATTGCTTTGGTCAAAACGCGATTCTCAATGCCGGACTCAACGCTTGTGCAACAATCATTCTGCAACGCCGTTTTGAGTTGGAGCAAGTACTAAAAAGCATCACTACTCATGGTGTCACTATGTTCTTTGGGGTGCCGACAGTTTTCATAAGATTGCTTGATACAGATATGTCCGGCTTTGATCTAGATTCAGTACGCTATTACTTTACAGCCGCAGCACCTATGCCGATGGAAATTGTGCAAAGGTGGCACTCAAAACACGGTTATGTGATTCATGAAGGGTACGGTCTTACCGAAACATCTCCCTTTGCCTGTTATAACCACGACTTGAGATACAAACTTGGGTCTATTGGTACTCCCATTGAGAATGTGGAAATGAAAATTGTTAATGTTGATGGTGAGTCGGTACAGCCAGGGGAAGTTGGCGAGATAGTTGTTCGTGGTCCAAACGTCATGCTTGGTTATTGGAATCGCCCCTTGGAAACTGCTCAAGTTATCAAAAATGGTTGGTTTCATACCGGAGACATTGGTCGGATGGATGAAGATGGCTATTTTTACATCGTTGACCGCTTGAAAGACATGATTAATGTGTCTGGATTTAAGGTGTATCCAACTGAAGTCGAGAATGTCATTTATCTGCATCCAGCAGTTGCTGAGTGTGCTGTCTACGGCGTTCCCGACCCAGTAAAAGGTGAGATAGTTAAGGCAAACATCCTCCTCAAACCAGGTGAAGCAATTACAAAAGAACAGATCATTGCCTTCTGTTCTGAGAAGATGGCAGCTTATAAAATTCCACATACTGTTGAGTTTATCGATTCGCTTCCGAAAAACGGAACTGGTAAAGTTCTTAAGAAACTTCTACGTGAAGAGGCTAAGCAAGGTTTTCGCTCAACCAAGATCACCCCTCGTTAA
- a CDS encoding ScyA-related TPP-binding enzyme — protein MSAKIHTQNASTAEQLERDTDAELASSESPNSSLSKSPVRRSPLVDNQPNSCSDSMPSSSSQESAQLSVAEAVVEMLQNMGVVHAFGVSGGGVAPLWTVLERSPIQVFHFRHEAGAAFAATESYLASGRPVLVFTTTGPGLTNALTGLFAARSEGAKVILLSGYTPVAQRGRWALQETSSYTMPISGLFTSGSLFHYATILESDAELPEIARRLSIGLGQLGGFVAHISIPTGIQGSPNKISVPQVAFSRTIATVSNEAIAKCVQLLNEGPFAIWVGFGARYAAQEIRQLAEKTGAAVMCSPRSKGIFPEDHPQFIGVTGFAGHPSVLTYMQVQCPQHVLVLGTRLGEFTSFWRPDMVPSRGFIHVDIDPEVPGTAYPSAETFAIHSDVGMFVKALLEDIPKRREGSEVLSLPRPHHEIINPSPERLVRPEVLMDAIQRVIVEGSDALVMAEGGNSFAWAIHLLKFIQPDRFRISTYFASMGHFVTGVVGGALGHNGKAVAIVGDGAMLMNNEVSTAVKFRIPAVWIVLNDARYNMCDQGNTAQGLIGVDTEIPRSDFVKIATGMGACGIRVEKESGLEAALEMALASKAPFVVDIQIDPTRPAPIGGRIQGLISQRTQELQN, from the coding sequence ATGAGCGCTAAAATCCATACTCAAAACGCGAGTACGGCTGAACAGTTGGAACGAGATACAGATGCGGAACTTGCGTCATCTGAATCTCCTAATTCTTCACTATCAAAGTCACCCGTACGTCGTTCACCTCTAGTAGATAATCAGCCCAACTCCTGCTCGGACAGTATGCCGAGTTCCAGCAGCCAGGAATCTGCACAGCTTTCGGTCGCCGAGGCTGTGGTCGAGATGCTGCAAAATATGGGAGTCGTTCATGCATTCGGCGTTTCGGGAGGCGGGGTGGCACCTCTATGGACAGTGCTGGAGCGTAGCCCGATCCAAGTTTTTCACTTTCGCCATGAAGCAGGAGCAGCCTTTGCAGCTACTGAGTCTTATCTTGCAAGTGGTCGCCCCGTACTCGTGTTCACCACGACTGGTCCTGGTCTTACCAATGCACTGACTGGTTTGTTCGCGGCACGCTCAGAGGGAGCAAAGGTAATTTTGCTGTCGGGTTATACTCCGGTAGCACAACGTGGACGGTGGGCTTTACAAGAAACCAGCAGCTATACAATGCCTATCTCAGGTCTTTTTACTTCAGGTTCGCTGTTCCATTATGCTACCATATTAGAGAGCGATGCCGAACTGCCGGAGATAGCTCGTAGGCTTTCTATCGGTTTAGGACAACTTGGTGGCTTCGTGGCTCACATTAGTATCCCAACAGGGATTCAGGGTAGCCCAAACAAGATATCGGTGCCACAAGTGGCTTTCTCTCGAACTATTGCAACTGTTAGTAACGAAGCGATCGCCAAATGTGTACAGTTGCTCAATGAAGGACCTTTTGCAATTTGGGTTGGCTTCGGTGCGCGGTATGCTGCTCAGGAAATTCGTCAGCTTGCTGAAAAAACAGGTGCAGCGGTCATGTGTTCCCCGCGTAGCAAAGGAATTTTTCCCGAAGATCATCCTCAGTTTATAGGTGTCACAGGCTTTGCTGGACATCCGTCCGTTCTGACCTATATGCAGGTGCAATGTCCTCAGCACGTGCTAGTGCTGGGAACGCGTCTGGGAGAATTCACTTCGTTCTGGCGACCCGATATGGTTCCCTCACGAGGGTTTATCCACGTTGATATTGATCCAGAAGTGCCTGGAACCGCCTATCCATCTGCTGAAACCTTTGCTATCCATTCTGATGTGGGAATGTTTGTCAAGGCGTTGCTGGAGGATATACCAAAACGTCGTGAGGGGTCAGAAGTTTTGTCGCTACCTCGTCCACACCATGAGATTATCAATCCCAGCCCAGAGAGGCTAGTGCGCCCTGAGGTACTGATGGATGCCATTCAACGGGTAATTGTTGAAGGCAGTGATGCTTTGGTCATGGCTGAGGGAGGGAACTCATTTGCTTGGGCAATTCACCTGCTAAAATTTATACAACCAGATCGTTTTCGGATCAGTACTTATTTTGCATCTATGGGCCATTTTGTCACAGGTGTTGTGGGTGGTGCCTTGGGACATAATGGTAAGGCTGTCGCCATTGTCGGAGATGGAGCCATGCTAATGAACAACGAAGTCAGCACAGCTGTTAAATTCCGGATTCCTGCTGTTTGGATCGTACTTAATGATGCACGTTACAATATGTGCGACCAGGGCAATACGGCACAAGGACTGATCGGCGTGGATACAGAAATTCCGCGTAGTGACTTTGTAAAAATTGCCACCGGAATGGGAGCCTGCGGCATTCGTGTGGAGAAAGAATCCGGTCTAGAAGCAGCGTTAGAGATGGCACTTGCTTCAAAAGCCCCATTCGTGGTTGACATCCAGATCGATCCGACCAGACCAGCGCCGATTGGCGGTCGCATTCAGGGTTTGATCTCGCAAAGAACACAAGAACTACAGAATTAA
- a CDS encoding 3-oxoacyl-ACP synthase III family protein, with protein MFQPVGIHSLAVSFPSVIRTNDYYRENYPELIAQVEQKTLSKVFSPADSTTSNEFEVEMAPYLQDPFRGSVERRVLGPGETSLTLSCRAAKNALEAANLSVNKIDLMLVATIFPEQIVPGNAAFIAGELGFQGAAWNLDSTCSSAVAAIQSASALVRAGEYRNVLVVICTNYSPFADENDTLSFFLGDGAGAFVVSSLKTNQGVLGTKIVNTASTCGTFFNQLTTDAQGNPRMYIRAAKGTNKVLSETAAPLLRQCCMGALEVAGVTLDEINFFAFNTPTAWYASLCIQALGIDPERTIDLHKRYANIGPMLPLANLYHGAESGKIRENDLVLVYNIGSVSNAGATVMRWGDVALGPAPAPPVSFDLQADKVFSLR; from the coding sequence ATGTTTCAACCAGTAGGTATTCACTCACTTGCAGTTAGCTTTCCTAGCGTCATCCGTACCAATGATTATTACAGAGAAAATTACCCCGAGTTAATTGCTCAGGTCGAGCAAAAAACATTATCCAAGGTATTTTCACCAGCAGATTCCACTACTAGTAATGAATTTGAAGTAGAGATGGCACCCTATCTTCAAGATCCTTTTCGCGGCAGCGTTGAGCGACGGGTGCTTGGTCCAGGTGAGACATCCTTAACACTTTCTTGTCGTGCTGCTAAGAACGCCCTTGAGGCAGCAAATCTTTCTGTCAACAAAATAGATTTGATGCTCGTTGCCACAATTTTTCCTGAGCAAATTGTACCTGGCAATGCTGCCTTTATTGCTGGTGAACTCGGATTTCAGGGTGCTGCATGGAATCTTGATTCCACCTGCTCAAGTGCTGTAGCTGCTATCCAGAGCGCTAGTGCGCTAGTACGTGCTGGAGAGTACCGCAATGTGCTAGTAGTTATCTGTACTAACTACTCTCCCTTTGCTGACGAAAACGATACTCTCTCGTTTTTCTTAGGTGACGGAGCAGGAGCCTTTGTAGTTAGCTCTCTCAAAACCAACCAGGGTGTCCTTGGCACAAAAATTGTAAATACAGCCTCAACGTGTGGGACTTTCTTTAATCAACTGACAACGGACGCTCAGGGTAACCCACGGATGTATATCCGGGCAGCTAAAGGTACGAATAAAGTGCTCAGTGAAACTGCCGCCCCGCTCCTCCGGCAATGCTGTATGGGTGCGCTAGAAGTCGCTGGCGTAACTCTTGATGAAATTAACTTTTTTGCCTTCAATACGCCTACTGCCTGGTATGCCAGCCTTTGTATCCAGGCACTGGGTATCGATCCTGAACGCACAATTGATCTCCACAAACGTTATGCCAACATTGGACCGATGCTCCCACTCGCAAATTTGTATCACGGTGCGGAATCAGGCAAGATTCGTGAAAATGACTTGGTTCTGGTTTACAACATTGGTTCGGTATCCAACGCTGGAGCGACTGTGATGCGCTGGGGTGATGTTGCACTAGGTCCGGCTCCTGCACCTCCAGTAAGCTTTGATTTACAAGCGGATAAGGTTTTCTCTCTTCGCTAA
- a CDS encoding HAL/PAL/TAL family ammonia-lyase, whose product MSTTSLPDNRDTVLPLPLPFVRDSHASIVVGEQDLTIDDVVRVARHDARIRLTDRDDILQGVQASCAYIANAVEKAQPIYGVTSGFGGMANISISPEYATELQNNLIWYHKVGAGQKLLSSDVRAAMLLRAASHLHGASGIRLELIERMMTFLNNGVTPYVYEFGSIGASGDLTPLSYIIGALIGHNANYTVDFRGEEIDAPTALSRLGLPQMQLLPKEGLAMMNGTSVMTGIAALCVHDAKVLLALSMGVHALFIQGLNGTNQSFHPFIHKRKPHFGQKWAAAHMLNLLASSHLIRNELDGSHDYRDKEPIQDRYSLRCLPQYMGPIVDGLVQITKQIEIEINSVTDNPLIDVENNASYHGGNFLGQYVGTSMDHLRYYMGLLAKHLDVQIALLVAPEFNNGLPPSLVGNQKRIVNMGLKALQITGNSLMPLLTFYGNSVVNHFPTHAEQFNQNINSQGFNSATLARRALEIFQQYMAIALMFGVQAVDLRTYVMTGHYDAQATLSPTSANLYTAVREVVGQPPDKNQSYIWNDNDQPLDKHIALIAADIAAGGQIVQAINGLLSNLK is encoded by the coding sequence ATGAGTACAACATCATTACCAGACAATAGAGATACTGTTCTTCCATTACCTTTACCTTTTGTTAGAGATTCACATGCATCCATAGTTGTAGGTGAGCAAGACCTGACAATAGACGACGTAGTCAGGGTAGCACGTCATGACGCACGGATACGTTTAACAGATAGGGATGACATCTTGCAGGGCGTTCAAGCATCTTGTGCTTACATTGCCAATGCTGTCGAAAAGGCACAGCCAATTTACGGAGTTACATCTGGCTTTGGCGGTATGGCTAACATCTCCATCTCACCTGAATATGCAACTGAATTGCAGAATAACCTGATTTGGTATCACAAAGTTGGGGCAGGACAAAAGTTACTTAGCTCAGATGTACGTGCAGCAATGCTCTTGCGTGCTGCCTCACACTTGCATGGTGCATCTGGTATCAGGCTCGAACTCATCGAACGGATGATGACGTTCTTGAATAATGGCGTCACACCGTATGTGTATGAATTTGGCTCTATCGGTGCCAGTGGTGATCTCACGCCTTTGTCTTACATAATAGGTGCACTGATTGGTCATAATGCTAACTACACCGTTGATTTCAGAGGCGAAGAGATTGATGCCCCAACAGCACTAAGTCGGCTTGGTTTGCCACAGATGCAATTGCTGCCTAAAGAAGGGTTGGCAATGATGAATGGTACTTCAGTGATGACAGGAATTGCTGCTTTATGCGTACATGATGCTAAAGTTTTATTAGCGCTTTCTATGGGTGTCCACGCCCTATTCATTCAGGGTTTAAACGGAACAAATCAATCTTTCCACCCATTTATTCATAAACGCAAACCACATTTTGGTCAAAAATGGGCAGCAGCTCATATGCTCAACCTTCTTGCAAGTTCGCACTTAATCCGCAACGAGTTAGATGGCTCTCACGACTATCGCGACAAAGAACCAATACAAGACCGTTATTCACTCCGGTGTTTGCCACAGTACATGGGACCTATCGTTGATGGATTAGTGCAGATTACCAAGCAGATTGAGATTGAAATTAACTCAGTTACCGACAATCCACTGATTGATGTTGAAAACAATGCCAGCTATCACGGGGGCAATTTCCTTGGACAGTATGTAGGTACTAGCATGGATCACCTACGCTACTATATGGGGTTGTTGGCTAAGCATTTAGATGTGCAAATCGCGCTCTTAGTCGCACCAGAATTTAACAACGGGTTGCCACCGTCTTTAGTCGGCAATCAAAAGCGAATTGTCAACATGGGACTCAAGGCTCTACAAATAACTGGAAATTCGCTCATGCCACTGTTGACTTTCTATGGTAACTCGGTAGTCAATCACTTTCCAACCCATGCTGAACAATTTAACCAAAACATCAACAGCCAAGGGTTCAATTCGGCAACTCTTGCACGACGCGCACTTGAAATCTTTCAGCAATACATGGCGATCGCGCTGATGTTTGGGGTACAAGCTGTTGACCTACGGACTTATGTAATGACCGGTCATTACGATGCACAAGCAACTTTATCGCCTACATCTGCGAATTTGTACACAGCTGTGCGCGAAGTTGTAGGACAGCCACCAGATAAGAATCAATCGTACATCTGGAACGATAACGACCAACCTTTAGACAAACATATTGCACTGATCGCAGCTGATATTGCTGCTGGTGGTCAAATTGTGCAAGCAATTAATGGTTTGTTGTCCAACTTAAAGTGA
- a CDS encoding methyltransferase — MSQTASFTIKKPRTNVQPLWNIIYGDILKKVVLIAHDLKLFSLLAAQPRTFAEICSLLSIDPRPAQALLAVLASVELVQVKCDCYSLTLLAEDYLLESSLTYFGYILDGMIAQDNLYSFETIKKAVLSNSPQVYGHGELFKSHQEQEDLTRTFTYTMHSGSMASALLWPDVIDLSGHRLLLDIGGGSGAHAIGATLRWSNLQAIILDLPLVCEVAQEFVTRYGLQNRINTHMSDMWNDPFPEADLHFYGCIYHDWSLEKCRFLTQKSFESLESGGRIIIHEVLYNDLKTGPSMAAATDVGMLLWTEGQQYSGHELLVMLMEAGFTDVQVKSNFGYYSIVTGRKP; from the coding sequence ATGAGCCAAACTGCGTCTTTCACCATTAAAAAACCGAGAACAAATGTACAGCCACTGTGGAATATTATCTATGGTGATATCTTAAAAAAAGTCGTCCTTATTGCTCATGACCTCAAGCTTTTCTCTCTTCTTGCTGCACAACCGCGCACCTTTGCAGAAATCTGTAGCCTGCTCTCAATTGATCCCCGTCCGGCTCAAGCCCTCTTAGCGGTACTTGCATCTGTTGAACTGGTGCAAGTAAAATGTGACTGTTATTCACTCACCCTGCTTGCAGAAGACTATCTTCTCGAAAGCAGCCTCACGTATTTCGGCTACATTTTAGATGGGATGATTGCCCAAGATAATCTGTACTCGTTCGAGACCATAAAAAAGGCGGTTCTTAGCAATTCACCCCAGGTTTACGGTCACGGCGAACTCTTCAAGTCACATCAAGAGCAGGAAGACCTTACACGTACTTTCACTTACACTATGCATAGTGGTAGTATGGCATCTGCATTACTTTGGCCAGACGTCATTGATCTGTCAGGGCACAGATTGCTGCTTGACATTGGCGGAGGTTCAGGTGCTCATGCCATTGGGGCGACGTTAAGATGGTCAAACTTGCAAGCCATTATCCTTGACCTACCTCTGGTATGTGAGGTAGCACAAGAGTTTGTGACGCGTTATGGCTTGCAGAATCGTATCAATACCCACATGAGTGATATGTGGAACGACCCCTTTCCAGAAGCTGATCTCCACTTTTATGGTTGTATTTATCACGATTGGTCATTAGAGAAGTGCCGTTTTCTTACCCAGAAAAGCTTTGAGAGCTTGGAATCTGGAGGTCGCATTATCATTCACGAAGTGCTTTATAATGACCTCAAAACTGGTCCCTCTATGGCTGCTGCTACTGATGTTGGTATGCTCTTGTGGACAGAAGGTCAGCAATATTCAGGTCATGAATTGTTAGTGATGCTGATGGAAGCTGGTTTCACTGACGTTCAAGTCAAATCTAACTTTGGTTACTACAGTATAGTCACTGGTCGTAAACCGTGA